TCGTTTCCAGGCTGAGGGAGAAGAACGTCCTGATAAGGGACTTTGGAAACAAGAGGCTGCTCAAGGACTGTGCCAGGACCACGATAGGCACGAGGGAGCAGAACGACATCCTACTTGAGAAGATGGCCGAGGTGGTCAAGGAATGTCGCTGAAGGTCACGTTGGCAGATTACGGGGTAGGCAACCTTCACTCGATCCGCAAGGCATTGGAGAACTGCGGCGCCAAGGTCGAGGTCGTCGCGGAGATGAGGGCGTTGCTCAATGCGGAGTGCATCGTGCTGCCCGGTGTCGGGGCCTTTGACAAGACGATGGAAAGGCTTCAACCATATAAGGAAGATCTTGTCAAGATGTTGCTCTCTGGCACTCCCTGCCTGGGTATATGCATAGGAATGCAGATCATGTTCGGGTCGAGCGAGGAAGGGCAACAACCCGGCCTCGGCCTCCTGGGAGGGAAGGTCGTCAGGCTGAAGGCCGATAGGGTCCCGCACATGGGGTGGAACTCGGTACAGAGCAGCGATCCAATCTTCAAAGGCCTGCCATCACCTTATTTCTATTTCGCGCACTCCTTCCATGCCAGCCCGAAGGAGGATGTCACCATCGGCACCACTGAGTATTATGGAAGGGTCCCGACGCTGTTCAAGAAGGCGAACACGTATGGCACACAGTTCCACCCTGAGAAGTCCTCGGCGTCGGGAATGGTGTTCCTACGCAACTTCATCACATTCGCGGAGGAGCAGTTATGATAGTGATGCCGGCCATCGATATCCTGGGAGGGAAGGTCGTCCAGCTCGTGGGAGGCGTCCCTGGTACTGAGCAGATAAAGCTCCCAGACCCGCTGACCTCCGCCAAGGGATGGGAGGAAAGGGGGGCCCCTATGTTGCATGTCATCGACCTTGACGCGGCCTTGGGAAGGGGCAACAATGTTCAGATCATGAGGAGGATAGTCGAACGTTGCAATGTGCCAGTACAGGTCGGAGGAGGGGTGCGCTCCACCGAGGTGGTTCAATACCTTCTCGATTGCGGGGCGGCAAGGGTCATTGTCGGCACCAGGGCGATAAAGGACCGTAGTTGGTTGTCCTCGATCTCAACCTCCAACCCTGGGAAGGTCGTCCTGGCGCTCGATGTCAAAGGAGGGAACGTACAGGTCAAAGGATGGCAGGAGGCCGCCCCTTACTCGCTGGAACACATGTTCGGGGCCATCGCCGACCTCCCTCTCGCCGGTGTCCTGTACACGAACGTGGACGTGGAGGGGCGGTGCAAGGGCATCGACGCAAAGGCCGTCAGGTCGTTCGTGGAAAGATGCCCCCACAAGGTGATAGCCTCAGGAGGGG
This genomic window from Methanomassiliicoccales archaeon contains:
- the hisH gene encoding imidazole glycerol phosphate synthase subunit HisH is translated as MSLKVTLADYGVGNLHSIRKALENCGAKVEVVAEMRALLNAECIVLPGVGAFDKTMERLQPYKEDLVKMLLSGTPCLGICIGMQIMFGSSEEGQQPGLGLLGGKVVRLKADRVPHMGWNSVQSSDPIFKGLPSPYFYFAHSFHASPKEDVTIGTTEYYGRVPTLFKKANTYGTQFHPEKSSASGMVFLRNFITFAEEQL
- the hisA gene encoding 1-(5-phosphoribosyl)-5-[(5-phosphoribosylamino)methylideneamino]imidazole-4-carboxamide isomerase — translated: MIVMPAIDILGGKVVQLVGGVPGTEQIKLPDPLTSAKGWEERGAPMLHVIDLDAALGRGNNVQIMRRIVERCNVPVQVGGGVRSTEVVQYLLDCGAARVIVGTRAIKDRSWLSSISTSNPGKVVLALDVKGGNVQVKGWQEAAPYSLEHMFGAIADLPLAGVLYTNVDVEGRCKGIDAKAVRSFVERCPHKVIASGGVSSQEDIDELEALGVSEAVVGLAIYTGKLNPDKQWRKN